The proteins below come from a single Rosa rugosa chromosome 2, drRosRugo1.1, whole genome shotgun sequence genomic window:
- the LOC133734401 gene encoding 15-cis-phytoene desaturase, chloroplastic/chromoplastic, whose protein sequence is MKLLTLPLPHPCSSNPTLLRFRFKPQSSLQYPNLTPPKPQSQATPKPRVVIIGAGLAGLAAATHLNSQNIPFLLLEASDDVGGRVRTDVVDGFLLDRGFQIFITAYPEAQKLLDYQALDLQTFYSGARIYYNGQFHTVADPLRNFWDSIKSLANPVGSVSDKLLIGLTRLRVLTKSDEEIFASSEVSTMELLRKTGFSDSIIGRFFQPFFGGVFFDKELETTSRLFDFIFKCLALGDNTLPSKGIGTIPKQLAAKLPSDSILFNSKVLSIDFEGEAPIVRLESGEELSSELGVIVAVEQPEADKLLAGKVYEPVQRKPARSTVCLYFSADRANIPVQDPVLFLNGSGEGIVNNMFFATNVAPSYGPTGKALVSISLVGDFESVSDEDLTVQVVRELSDWFGGAMVGSWKHLRTYRIKFAQPNQSPPLDSTRDSRVKSGVYVCGDHVTTATFDGALVSGRRAVEALLRDNALNRVF, encoded by the coding sequence ATGAAACTCCTCACTCTTCCTCTCCCTCATCCCTGTTCTTCAAACCCCACCCTCCTCCGCTTCAGATTCAAACCCCAATCATCTCTACAGTACCCAAATCTCACTCCCCCTAAACCCCAATCCCAAGCAACCCCAAAACCACGTGTCGTCATCATAGGCGCCGGCCTCGCCGGCCTAGCCGCAGCCACCCACCTCAACTCCCAAAACATCCCCTTCCTCCTTCTCGAAGCTTCCGATGACGTCGGCGGTCGTGTCCGAACCGACGTCGTCGACGGCTTTCTTCTCGACCGCGGATTTCAAATCTTCATTACGGCATACCCCGAAGCTCAGAAGCTTCTCGATTACCAAGCCCTCGATCTTCAAACATTCTACTCCGGCGCTCGAATCTACTATAACGGCCAGTTTCACACCGTAGCCGATCCTCTACGCAATTTCTGGGACTCCATTAAGTCCTTAGCAAACCCAGTCGGATCAGTTTCTGATAAATTGCTTATCGGATTGACGAGACTCCGGGTCTTGACCAAATCCGATGAAGAGATATTTGCTTCCAGTGAAGTCTCCACGATGGAGTTGTTGAGGAAAACCGGGTTTTCGGATTCGATTATAGGCCGATTCTTTCAGCCGTTTTTCGGGGGAGTTTTCTTCGACAAGGAGCTCGAGACAACTTCTAGATTGTTCGATTTCATCTTCAAGTGTCTTGCTTTAGGCGACAACACTCTTCCTTCCAAAGGCATTGGCACCATTCCTAAACAATTGGCGGCAAAGTTGCCATCGGATTCGATCCTCTTCAATTCGAAGGTCCTTTCGATTGATTTCGAAGGGGAGGCGCCGATTGTGAGATTGGAGAGTGGAGAGGAATTGAGTAGTGAGCTAGGAGTGATAGTGGCAGTGGAGCAACCAGAAGCGGATAAGCTTTTGGCGGGAAAGGTGTATGAACCGGTCCAAAGGAAACCGGCTCGGAGTACTGTTTGTTTATATTTCTCAGCCGACCGGGCCAATATTCCGGTTCAAGACCCGGTTTTGTTTCTCAACGGTTCAGGTGAGGGGATTGTGAATAATATGTTCTTTGCAACAAATGTGGCTCCGTCTTATGGGCCAACTGGTAAGGCTTTGGTGTCAATATCCCTGGTCGGAGACTTTGAGAGTGTGAGTGATGAGGATTTGACGGTTCAAGTTGTTCGTGAGCTCTCGGATTGGTTTGGGGGAGCAATGGTAGGATCTTGGAAACATCTAAGAACGTACCGAATCAAATTTGCACAACCAAATCAATCTCCGCCCCTTGATTCAACTAGAGATTCTCGAGTTAAGTCGGGTGTTTACGTATGCGGTGACCATGTGACCACTGCCACATTTGATGGTGCTTTGGTTTCAGGAAGAAGAGCGGTAGAAGCTTTACTCAGAGACAATGCCTTGAATCGAGTATTTTAA